Genomic window (Pongo abelii isolate AG06213 chromosome 4, NHGRI_mPonAbe1-v2.0_pri, whole genome shotgun sequence):
GGAGCCCGGGTCGCGGCAGGACCCACCCACCGGCTAAGTGCTAGCCATTCGCGGGTCTCCTCTCGCGGCCCGATCGGCACCAAGCTGAAGAGGCCGGGGCAGGGCCGCCGGGCCGGCGCAAGGATGCGTTCTGCGGCCCCGGCCTGTACTCGCCGCTCACACGCCCCCTGCGCGCCGGGCCCGTACACCGCCACCGGCACTCACAGAGCCACCCGGCCTTCGCCCGGCCGCTGGGCCGCCGCCTGGGCACCACGCCGCGCCCGCCCTCCGCCCGACCGGTTCCTGTCCTCTCCGCCACATCCTGACCCGCCCGCCGCCCCCTTTCTTACCGGCGGGCTTGGCGGGGCGGAGGGAGCCGACTCGGGTGGACGGCCTCCCCCGCGCCCAGGCCCGGGATCTCCGCCGCCGAGTCCTAGGGCTCCGGCGTCTCGGGGTAAGCAAGAGTCCGtgcgggggagggggaaggggacagacgcggaggggaaggggaagcccCGGCCCGCAGCACCAACGCGCGATCCCCTGCGGAGTGGAGCTAACAATTCATTATTGAAGCACCAAGGGCGAGGGCAGCAAGAGCTATAAGTAACGAGTCGTCGCCGCCGCCGTCGCGCGCGCGCTCCCGCTCCCTCCGCTTATCTGCCCCCGGCAGCCGCCATGACGCCGAGAAAGCGAGCGAGCGCAACCGTCTCCGTCGTAGCCGCCGCCGCCACCGAGGTCGCCGTCGCCTCCGCCTCCCGCGCGACGTAAGCGCCTCTGCTCACTCCCCTTCCCGACAGAACGCGAGGCAGGCAGGCGAGCGGGCGGGCGCGCGCACGCCGAAGCCTTTCTGCTCGCGCGCGGGAGGCGGGAGGGACTACGTTGAAGGGTCGTGGGCGTAGGAAAAAAGCGATTGGtgctggggcggggcggggggcgaGTGCGCGCACGCGCACGAATGGGAGTGCGCACGCCGGCTGCGCGGAGGCCGCCAGACTGACTGCGCGGAGACCGCTGGACTCTGGTCGCGGCCTTAGTCCGCTGATCCTCGCTTGGGTGCCCGCCCTTAGCGGCCCGGCGTTGAATTCCGGGAAGTGGGAGCTTCAGGCTCGCTCCGTGCGGGTATGGGCGCTAATGTCACTTGGGATGGTTGCGCAAGGACATCGCGGCGGAGACTGACAAGGAACCGGGGAGGAACGGGGGTGGGGAGAGACTGCGATGGGACTCGGGAAGCCGGGAAGGGCCGCGCTTAATAAGCCTAAAGGGCCGGGTCGCAAGGAGTGTCGGGTAGCACAGGCCTCGGCTCAGTCGGAGCGCCAGGCCTCAGGGTCCGGGCGGGGGCTG
Coding sequences:
- the LOC129059668 gene encoding basic proline-rich protein-like → MNSCFAPAKFLRRHSKEVWKPSSLIHPARSNQPPLRNCPPLPGPPSRSRSPSSRLKLPADPPRALPGSPEPPPPPPPAAPHVLGARVAAGPTHRLSASHSRVSSRGPIGTKLKRPGQGRRAGARMRSAAPACTRRSHAPCAPGPYTATGTHRATRPSPGRWAAAWAPRRARPPPDRFLSSPPHPDPPAAPFLTGGLGGAEGADSGGRPPPRPGPGSPPPSPRAPASRAEKLTLPIQNADGTTRSQRKRQEVLVNLSLIIGLPYAVYVYLIIA